GCCGCGTTGCCGGTCCGGCGAACGGCCGTGCCGAATGACGCCTGTCTGTCAGCCCACAAACCAGGGTTTCGTGCGATGTGACTGGCTGTTTCCGCCTGCCGACGTGCCCGGTAGAATGTCGCGAACCGCCAAAGGCTCCTGAGCAGGCAATGAGATCATGAGATAGGAGGAAGATGATCATGGCCAAGAAGACGACCGCTGCGGGCAAGTACGCTGACGTCCCGGTAATGAATGTGCTGCAACTGGGGGGGATCGAGACTTCGGTTCTGGACAATGGTCCCGGGCGCGATGTTCGGATCGCCTGGGTCAATACCGGCGGCGGGCTGCGCTACAAAGTGGTCATCGATCGCGGCCTGGACATCGCCGACGCCGAATACATGAACCAGTCGCTGACTTGGCTGTCCCTGACCGGCACCAACGCCCCGTCTCATGCGTACAACCGCGGCATGGACTGGCTCCGCGGATTCTATGGCGGGCTGGTCGTCAGTTGCGGTCCGCTGAACACGGGCGCCCCGTTCTCCGAGGAGGGCCACGACTACGGTCTGCATGGCACGCACTCGCACAGCCGGGCGATCATCGAGTCGATCGTCAATCCCGACCTGCCAACCGGCAAGCTCGATATGAGCATTACCGGTTTGGTCCGTACCGCTCGCGTCTTCGGGCCGAACGTCGAGCTTCGCCGGACCATCAGCAGCACGCTCGGCGAACCGACGATTCGCATCCGCGACCGCTTCGTTAACTGCGGCAATCAACCTGTGCCGCACTGCTGGCTGCTGCACATCAACTTTGGGTATCCCCTGCTGGAGCCCGAGGCGAGCACCTATTGCTACAGTGGCAAGCTGACCTGTCGCGGCGACAGCGCCGAGTGGTTCGGCAAGCGCAAGGATTTTCGCGCCGCCCCCAAGCCGCAGGAAACCCATCGCGGCACCGGCGAGGTGTTCACCTATATCGATCCGAAAACCGATGCCAGAGGCATGGTCCTGGCCGGGGTGGTCAACCGCAAGCGCGGTTTTGGCGTGAAGATCGAATTCCCCAAGAGGCAGTACCCGCGAATGGGCAACTGGCAGCATTGGGGTCCGTGCGGCTCATACACCGGGGCCCTTGAACCGATGACGGCCGGCGTCGAGGGGCGCCCCATCGACCGCGATCGCGGCTGGCTCCGCATGCTTGAGCCGGGGGAGACCGTCGATCTGACCTGCAACATCACCGCCACGAGCGACAAGGCGGAACTGGACAGGCTCCTGAGGCTCAACAAGTAGGAAAACGGCAGAGCTTGCTTCCGTGGCGGTCGCCGGAATGGGGTGCGACGCGAACCCGAAGGAACGGGGCCCCGCCTACTTCCGGATTTTCAGCAGCTCGGCAATCACATCGTCTTGCGGGTAGGGATGCCCGCGGTGGATACGGAAGCCTTCGGCATAGGGCTTGCCGATCAATTTGCCGCGGGCAGCGCCGCCACGTTTCATGATTTCGATGTATTCGTCCATGCCGTGGTGCTTTCGCAGCCAGTCGCGTTGTGAGGCATGACAGGCGAGCATCTTTTCCTTGGTTGGCATGACGGAGGTGATATCCACAACGAGATCGGGAGTCACGGGCCGGCCGTCGATCGGGTCGATGTGTTCCGTCGGGTCGGCATAGTAGAGATGTGGCACCCGTTCGGTGGGCGGTGCCGGGTCGATATCCCTGGTCAGCAGGTTGGGCGCCCCGGCGATGAACGTGGCGGTCCGCACCAGCTTACCGCACATCTCATGATCGACCATGTAATCCGTCGGCGGCTGGGTGATCACGATGTCCGGGCGGGTCTTGCGGATCAGTTCGACGAAGCGGCGGATGGTCGGCTCGTCATAGAGAATGAACACGTCTGAGCAGCCGGCGCAGTAGTAGTCGGCGCCGAGGAGGCCGGCCGCGGCCACGGCCTCGGCGTGGCGAATGCGGGCGATTTCATCCGGGCGATGCCGGACTGAGCCGCAATCGCCGCTCGTGGCCGTAGCGATCGCGATCTCGCAGCCGGCCTCGTTCTTGAGCCGGATCAGCGTGCCGGCGCAGGTGAACTCCACATCATCGGGATGGGCCATGAAAGCCAGAACTCGCTTTGACATCATACGGGACTCCCACAAACAGCTTCACTTTTCCATAACCCGCCCCCGCCATGACCGTCAGCGGTGCCTTCTCAGGTATCGACATTGTCGAGCAAAAGGACGGCGATCGGACCGAAGATGAAGATCGGCAGCCAATAGGGCAGCGCCTGCCAGAAGCCGCCGGTGGTACCGACGACCTGCTGCCCGAGGAAGGTAGTCAGAAAAGCAACCGCGCAGATCGCCAAGGCCTTTGAGCCCTGACCCAACACGTTGCCGGGCAGCCGGTTCATGAAAAACGGCATGCCCAGCAAGAGCAGCACCATGTTGCTGATCGGCAGCGTGAATCGGGTGTGCCGGATGCGAGCGACCCGAACCGGGTCGGCGTCACCGCGACTCTGCAACGTCTTGATCTGTCTGAGGCTCAGGAAGTCAAGCCACTGAGCGCTTTTTCGAAGCAGCAGATTGGCCGGCGACAGGTCCGTCTTGTAGAAATCAGTGACCACGGGCGTAAGCCTCTCGCCCGTATCACTCACGATGAATTCCGCCCGGCGACCGATGTCCAACCGAAACGCCCGTTGCGTCAGTTCCCATCCGCCGTTGCGGTCGTTCCACCGGGCGTGATCGGCGCGGATCACCGAACGGAGCTGGCCGTAGTTGGCGGGGTCGCCCGGATCGGTGAACCGCTCGATGACGATGAGACCGCCGATCTCCTGTTCCTTCGGCAAGAACTCCTGAGCGCTGAATAAACGGCCGTCCGCGTCCTTGATATACCAAAGATCCTTGTGGATGCGAGCACCCTCGACATCGTCGCGCGGACGGGCGATCTTGGGCGCGAGCGCGGGGATCAGCATTTCCTGGTCGAGGATGAGCAAGGCGTTCATGGCCAGACCTGCAAGAATGATCGGCATGGCCAGCCGGTACATGCTCGTTCCCGAGGACAATACCGCCGTCATCTCGTTTTGCCGCTGAAGTCGCCCCAGGGTCACGCAGGCTGCGAACAGGGTAATCACGCCGGAAAGCTGAGCGAAATAGAGCGGGATGTTGAAGACGTAATAGTCGATGATGTTGGCGAGAACCTTGATCGCTCCGCCGAGGAATGACGACTGCTGCTGCGGCCCCTCGGTCATCGTTTCCGTGAACTCATCGGCGTTGAAAGACAGATCGAGCACCACATACAGACTGATTAACATAAGCAGGGAAAGGATGTAGTTGGCGAGAAAATTGCGAAGAAGATATCGATCGAGAATCCTCACCATTGCCCGGCTCGCCTCAACGCCTCAGATACCTTTTCAGGACCACCAAGTCAACCAGGGCCAATAACAGGATACCCGCCCAGATGATGCCCACGCCAAGGACGTGCAGGTGTGGATCGATGCTCTCGGCCTGGCGCCGTCCAAGCATATTCATGGCCACGATCGCCAGGGCCGGCAGAAAACTGATCGCAAAGGCGGTCAGGAACTGGCCGTTTCGGAAGATGATGCCCAAGGCCGCTGCCAGAATGATGGTCACCAGGGCGCTGGCACACAGACCCAGCCTCGAATGCAGAGAGCCGATGATTTGATGTCGTTGGCGGAGCATGTCGAGCACAGCCTTGAGCCGGAGCTTCTCGATCTGCGGCCCCAGGCCAAGGGGCTTCACTGCGCTTTGCAGTTGAGCGCGCGACCGGATCTTCCGGTTCATGATATCGCCCAGACCGAGCAGCCTGGCATCCGAGTATTGCTGATCGTCTTCAAGGAGACTCGGCGGGGCGGCGATGGGCTGCAAATCGAGGGCGGCGTGCGGAAACGTTCTGCCGGGTTGAGCCGAGTCGGTGAATGTAACGCCACCCAGCAAGCTGATCAGAACGATGTCCCGCGTGTTGGCGATATTGCGCTGCAAGCGGACCGTAGCCGACTCGGCCTGGTAAACCCGAGTTCGTTTTCGACCCTTCTCCTCGGTCCACGCGCATTTCACCGACACGTCCCTCAGCTCCGGCGTAAAGTTTTCTTCGATCATCCGAGCGCCGGCGGCGCGGATCTCGTAGCGTTGCGTCTCATCCTCGATGATCAATGGTCCCGAGCTCGCCGCAAAATGGCCGCAGAGTCGTCTGTAAAAGAGGCTTTCACGCACCTCGCGGCGAATCTCACCGAGCTGGGGGCGAAGGGGGGGCAACTGGCTCGGATCATTCTTGTATTTCAGCAAGTCGCCCAGCGAGGACCACTTGGGATCGTAAAACAACACCTTGGGCAGCTCCCTGGAACCGAACGGTCGGGTTTTCTCCTGATACAGACGAGCCTGCTGGATGTCCTGCAAATCCACCAGCCGGACGTCGGTGAGGAACGCCTCGACCAGCGGCTCGCCGCTTTCCGGGGCGGTCTTGAAGTCCGCTCTTCCCTGCCTGACTGTGCCGCAGCGGACCAGCTCGTCCCCCTTCAACTCGATAAACGCGCCATCGTGAATCAAGAGGACGTCGTGACCGCCCTCCTGAACAAGGTCAACCTTGCCGGCGTGCAGGATTTGCGCTTCGCTCTTCTTTTTATCCTCGCGCTTGAAGTAGCCCCGGGTCTTGAGGGCCTGGAAAGCGAACTTGGAGATGTCATATTGGACGCGGCTGGCTATGCCCGCGGCGGCCTTGGGGATGACGTAGTTGCTGAATGCAAACGCGAAGAGCGCCGTGAAAATGCTGAGCCCCAGGGCCGGAGCCAGAAGACGGTGGATGTTAATCCCGCTGGCTCGGCAGGCGTCAAACTCGTTGTCAGCCGCCAGACGGCCATAGACGATCGCGCAAGCAAACAGGGCGGACACCGGCAGCGTCACCGCCAAGACCATCGGCTGGATCAGCCAAAGAATGTACAGGACGGTCGTCGCCGTCGGAACTTCGACCCTCAGGACAGTCGACATGGTCCCGCAGAGGCTCAGCACCAGCGTCAGGCCCACGGCAGCAAGCAGAAAAGTCTTGAGCAGCTCGCGGGTGACGTAAAGCTGTAGAGTCCTCATCAAAGCGCCCTTCGGGTGCCGCCGGTCTGGGCCGGCTCCTGGCGGCCAATGGGCTATCGAATCCTAAGGCCTTGTCAAACAAGGACTAAAGAACAAGCCCATGCAACGTCTCGCCGCGCCGAATACCAAACCTACCCAATTCTGGCGGGGCGTCAATAGGCTTGGCCCGCGATCCGCGAAGCGCCGGGGTACCGGTAAGGGTATA
This region of Phycisphaerae bacterium genomic DNA includes:
- a CDS encoding PIG-L family deacetylase, coding for MSKRVLAFMAHPDDVEFTCAGTLIRLKNEAGCEIAIATATSGDCGSVRHRPDEIARIRHAEAVAAAGLLGADYYCAGCSDVFILYDEPTIRRFVELIRKTRPDIVITQPPTDYMVDHEMCGKLVRTATFIAGAPNLLTRDIDPAPPTERVPHLYYADPTEHIDPIDGRPVTPDLVVDITSVMPTKEKMLACHASQRDWLRKHHGMDEYIEIMKRGGAARGKLIGKPYAEGFRIHRGHPYPQDDVIAELLKIRK
- a CDS encoding LptF/LptG family permease; protein product: MVRILDRYLLRNFLANYILSLLMLISLYVVLDLSFNADEFTETMTEGPQQQSSFLGGAIKVLANIIDYYVFNIPLYFAQLSGVITLFAACVTLGRLQRQNEMTAVLSSGTSMYRLAMPIILAGLAMNALLILDQEMLIPALAPKIARPRDDVEGARIHKDLWYIKDADGRLFSAQEFLPKEQEIGGLIVIERFTDPGDPANYGQLRSVIRADHARWNDRNGGWELTQRAFRLDIGRRAEFIVSDTGERLTPVVTDFYKTDLSPANLLLRKSAQWLDFLSLRQIKTLQSRGDADPVRVARIRHTRFTLPISNMVLLLLGMPFFMNRLPGNVLGQGSKALAICAVAFLTTFLGQQVVGTTGGFWQALPYWLPIFIFGPIAVLLLDNVDT
- a CDS encoding LptF/LptG family permease translates to MRTLQLYVTRELLKTFLLAAVGLTLVLSLCGTMSTVLRVEVPTATTVLYILWLIQPMVLAVTLPVSALFACAIVYGRLAADNEFDACRASGINIHRLLAPALGLSIFTALFAFAFSNYVIPKAAAGIASRVQYDISKFAFQALKTRGYFKREDKKKSEAQILHAGKVDLVQEGGHDVLLIHDGAFIELKGDELVRCGTVRQGRADFKTAPESGEPLVEAFLTDVRLVDLQDIQQARLYQEKTRPFGSRELPKVLFYDPKWSSLGDLLKYKNDPSQLPPLRPQLGEIRREVRESLFYRRLCGHFAASSGPLIIEDETQRYEIRAAGARMIEENFTPELRDVSVKCAWTEEKGRKRTRVYQAESATVRLQRNIANTRDIVLISLLGGVTFTDSAQPGRTFPHAALDLQPIAAPPSLLEDDQQYSDARLLGLGDIMNRKIRSRAQLQSAVKPLGLGPQIEKLRLKAVLDMLRQRHQIIGSLHSRLGLCASALVTIILAAALGIIFRNGQFLTAFAISFLPALAIVAMNMLGRRQAESIDPHLHVLGVGIIWAGILLLALVDLVVLKRYLRR
- a CDS encoding DUF4432 family protein: MAKKTTAAGKYADVPVMNVLQLGGIETSVLDNGPGRDVRIAWVNTGGGLRYKVVIDRGLDIADAEYMNQSLTWLSLTGTNAPSHAYNRGMDWLRGFYGGLVVSCGPLNTGAPFSEEGHDYGLHGTHSHSRAIIESIVNPDLPTGKLDMSITGLVRTARVFGPNVELRRTISSTLGEPTIRIRDRFVNCGNQPVPHCWLLHINFGYPLLEPEASTYCYSGKLTCRGDSAEWFGKRKDFRAAPKPQETHRGTGEVFTYIDPKTDARGMVLAGVVNRKRGFGVKIEFPKRQYPRMGNWQHWGPCGSYTGALEPMTAGVEGRPIDRDRGWLRMLEPGETVDLTCNITATSDKAELDRLLRLNK